In the Desulfobacterales bacterium genome, CTCGCTATCCGCCATGATCCGATCAATCTTCTTGCCCCGCAAAAGCTGAACCAGTTTGTTCCAATAGGGCTCATCCGCTTTGATACGGCTGGATATTGTCATGGATAGCAGCAAATAGGGGTCGTTTTCCGGGTGACGGACCTGCTCACGGGTCAGATTCGCCGAATCGATATCGTCGGCATGCCGTATCAATTCCGTAAAGTCCGTCGTTAGTCTTTCCTTATAAAATTCATATACGATTCCTGCCGCTGACGGTGCCATTTTGAACAGCCCGTTAACTGGGCGATTCGGTTCATTGGTGATATGGTGATCAAACCAGAGGGCGCAACCTTCAACATAGGGCAAGTTCGCGATAATGTCCTCGGAATGCAATTGAATGCGGCCATGTTGCATATCGCTTGGTTCCACCCAGTAGATCGGGTGTGTGATGTTTTCAGCCTCATAAAGCAGTGCGGCGCAGACAACACCGTCAAAATCCGCTCTGGTGACAATTCGCATGCACATTCTCCTTGGCAGACGATGGCAACCCTTTGGTTGCGCTATGGTTCATATAAGGGCTTTCCGCATGAACATGACGGTCATCCGTGATCGCCTTCTTCCATTAAGCCGAACCATAACATATTGTTCTATATTTGTCTTATGCTTTTCGAAGTTTAAATGGTATCGGCCGATATTGTCACGCTTTGACAAACGGGGTTTTTTCTCCTTGTTCCGAGGGGGAACCCTCCTAATCCGGCAAAGCCGGATGCTGGGATGCTGGGATGCATAAAAGTTATTTTCACCTTCGGCGAACATACACGCAAAGGCGTGCATTCTTCTGGTAAAGGGCGTTGACGCTCTCGTCCGAGTTACGAAAGGAAATCTCAAATTCGGCTTGACTCCGGGCGTATCTTATGGCTTGCGGCCACTGAATCCATATGGTAAACAAACTGCCTGAGATTATGTTGTAAATTCCACGGAACAATCCCTTCACAATCCATTATTTCAGTATTCAAGGGAGAAGACATGAAGCTGCACATTAAGACACGATTGATCATTAACGGTGTTCTGTCGGTTATCATTTCTATTTTGCTGGCAATGGGGGTTGTATATTTCTTAGTGGCGGGACAGAGCCGGCAAGCGGCGGAGAATCGAATCGCGCGTGCCGGAGAGGTGCTTTCTGCCGAGCTGGCGAACAAGAAGAAAGCGTTACAACGTGCTGCCGAGAGTTTGAGCAAAGGGGCGGTTTTGAACAACAACCTGGCGCTCATTGCGGATTTGATGGATCTCAAGGAAGATATTTCAAACAGCGCCAGGGAAATGTCCCTAAACTATGCGGACGATGCGTTTGTTCTCGGCATTCCGCAGGCGGTGGTGTATGATATCAACGGGAAATGGGTCTGTGCTGCAATTATTATGGAGAATGCCGTGCAGATTTTCACTTCAGAGCCGCCCGGCAGCAGCAATTATTTCAAAGTGACCACACCGACCGGAAAGCGTGCGGCTTTAGGCGATTTCAAGGCGGAAAGCGAACCGCTCCCTTTTCCAGCTGTACTGACCCTGCCGATGCCGCAAACCTCGGCCGTGAGCTATCGTGTTTCCGGAACCGCTTTGTGGTTGGATGCCAGCATACCGGCGATCAATGTTTCCGAGGAAAACAAACAGCGGGGTCAGATTGTCGTCTCTCTTCCCATTGATCATCATTTTGTCAGCCAGGTATCGCTGTTTTCCGGCACGCAAATAAACCTTTTTCTTGAGGGCGGTGTACTTTCCACCGGCATGATTAAAGACTATCAGCAACTTGATGCGGAGGGTCTTTCCTTTCAGCCAACCGTCGGCAGGGATGGTTTTGATATTTCCACCTCTGGCCTGCTTCGAAGCCGATCGCTGGGGAGTGAGCATTTTTTCGAAGGGATTTACCCATTAATTGAAGAGGGAGAAGCCATCGGGGCGGCCGGTATTTTGCTGTCCAAGGCGGAAACGCAACAGAATGTCCGGCAGATGCTGACATGGTTGCTGGTCATTACGATTGCCTGCCTGCTTTTTGTCG is a window encoding:
- a CDS encoding exopolyphosphatase, with the translated sequence MRIVTRADFDGVVCAALLYEAENITHPIYWVEPSDMQHGRIQLHSEDIIANLPYVEGCALWFDHHITNEPNRPVNGLFKMAPSAAGIVYEFYKERLTTDFTELIRHADDIDSANLTREQVRHPENDPYLLLSMTISSRIKADEPYWNKLVQLLRGKKIDRIMADSEVKTRCEQTIAQNLRFKDLLRKHTHLHGQVAVSDFRSFEKSPDGNRFLVYSLFPESMVAVKIRYAIEDSEKVIVSVGRSIFNPGCRVNVGQMLSQFGGGGHAGAGAASFHKRHSDTYIPEIIDILMKNE
- a CDS encoding methyl-accepting chemotaxis protein produces the protein MKLHIKTRLIINGVLSVIISILLAMGVVYFLVAGQSRQAAENRIARAGEVLSAELANKKKALQRAAESLSKGAVLNNNLALIADLMDLKEDISNSAREMSLNYADDAFVLGIPQAVVYDINGKWVCAAIIMENAVQIFTSEPPGSSNYFKVTTPTGKRAALGDFKAESEPLPFPAVLTLPMPQTSAVSYRVSGTALWLDASIPAINVSEENKQRGQIVVSLPIDHHFVSQVSLFSGTQINLFLEGGVLSTGMIKDYQQLDAEGLSFQPTVGRDGFDISTSGLLRSRSLGSEHFFEGIYPLIEEGEAIGAAGILLSKAETQQNVRQMLTWLLVITIACLLFVAPLTWYFAHSITKPINFAIEGLFNGAENIAAASKQVATASQSLAESSSQQAAAIEETSSSLEQMSNMTKQNADHANEAKAMMGEANRIVDKVTENMTRMTRAIEEISQSSEETSKIIKTIDEIAFQTNLLALNAAVEAARAGEAGAGFAVVADEVRNLAMRAAAAAKNTSELIQNTMKVVGNGNKLTHLTQEAFKENVEIAAKISHLIDEISEASQEQAQGIHQVNLAITEMDKASQKNAANSEESAASSGQMSAQALQIKGFVNDLILVVEGGSSVNTEKADNQKSAGRLAQKAHNLPPVRKSKLQKDAKPGKRIATKSKEVRPEQVIPFDDDDFSDF